Genomic DNA from Vanrija pseudolonga chromosome 3, complete sequence:
TGTGGATGATGTGGCCCTTCGAGTCGTACatgaccttgccgtcctctGATTCAAGCAGCTCTCGTGGCCACTCCTGTTGCAACAGACCAATCTGGCAGTTGAAAGCCCACAGCAAAGCGGCCGTGACACTCTGGAACGACACCATGAAAGCGTCGCCTTCAGTTTTGACCTCGTAGCCTCCATCGAGTCGCAGCTGCCGGCGCATGAACGAGTGGTGGAGCTTAATTGCAGTAGGCATGCCCGGGTTCGTCTCCCACAAGGCTGTCGAGTTGACGATATCGGTAAACACAATGGCGACGGTGCCGGTTGGTGGGTCGATCTCCTGCTGCAAGCGGTTGAGCGTACGatcaccgacctcgacctcggcgttgCGCCTCTTCTGGTATGCGCGCTTGATGAGGTCGTCTTCGGGAGGAGCGGGACCTGTGAGAGCGCGACCGCGCTTGCCGAACAGGTCGCTGACGCTGACAACCATGACCATGACactgccctcggcgccgtagGAGATGGCAAAGTCACGCAGCTTCTGCGCGGCCATCATCGGGTCGTCCTTCGCGGTACGTGCAATGTCCACCGCCGTCTGGTACGAGCAGCACTTCCACAATGCCGAGTTGCCGATAATCACAAACTCGTCGGCCTCCGTTAGCACGCGGGTGCGGACTTCGGGCGAGGCGTTGACAGCCGGCAAGGCCTGGTAGAATCCGAACGCACGTGAGATCTCAatctccttgtcgtcgttgacCAGACCCTTGGGCGACACCCAGGCTTCGGCTCGTCGAATACGCTGACTTTCGTCACGCTCAGTGGGGTCGTGCCGCCTCGACAACAATTCGTAGTTGCCACCGCGAGAGAGCACAACAAGAACGTCGCCAGCGTTGGCGCAGTGCAACGTCTTGTCGACAACGTACACCACCGCGCCTGAGGCACCGGTTCGTAGCTGCGAGTGCATGGTCGACTTGCGCGCGTTGCCGATCGACATGAAGCTTGCGTCCGAGGGGCGGTGACGGTCGTCGATGCCAGACAGGTGGTCAAACGTCGCCTTGTTGATGTTCAAGAATGTCCGTCGTAATGCCTCGGTGACGGCTTCCTCGGGCTGGAGCACCTTGAGCTGGTCCGCAAGGGTGCTGGAGAAGTTCTCTTGCAAGTACTTGGGGATCTTGCCTGCAGGGACAGATGGAGCGGCACGACCAAACATGCCAAACAAGCATTCTTGTGCGCTTCCTCGAAAGTTGGGGACTGCGAGGTCAAACATTGCCAAGTGCTCAACCGAGCCAAGCATGTCTGAGATGCCGTATGCCATGTTGTTGATCTCAGAGAATGACGTTCGTACACGTTTttcgtccgactcgtcgggAAGCGAGGGGATACGCAAGGTGACGTCCATCAGGCCCAGAACACGTAGGTGGGTGAGACCGTTGAAGTCGGACAAGTCCTTCCTTGGGCCGGCAGCATGCTGCTGATGCACTGTCGCATGCGACATCTCTTGACCACTGCTGGGCTTGATCTCGAGACGCTTGTTGCCCGACAAGTTCAGGTACCGCAGTGCCGTGTTCCAGTTCCAGTTCCAGTCATAAGGCCAGTTGGAAATGTTGTACTTGAGGACGTTGGAGCCGACGTCCAAGTGGCTGAGATGCGAgagatggccgagctcggctgGTAGTGTCTGGAGCTTGTTACCGTTGACGTGGAGCACCCTAAGGTTTgtgagctgctcgaggtccTCCGATGGAAGCGAGGTGAGCTTGTTGCCCGAGAGGTAGAGCTGTTCAAGCTTGTCGCACCGGCTGAGCGTGTAGGATGGGATCTCCTGGATCTCGTTGAAGCTGACGTTCAAGACCTTGAGCTTGGAGAAGAGGGCGATCTGGTGGAAGATttcgtcggcgaggcggttatcggcgaggaagaggctCTTGAGCGAGACGCCCGCTGGCGGAACCCGTCTGGACTTGTCCGAAgtcgacgacacgaccgACAACTTGCGCTGCGGGTCCATCGCCTTGTCGACCCACGACGTGGGCGGATTGGGGAGCAGCTGCAACAGGTTGGATGAGAGGTTGATGACCTCGAGTGAGGGACACAGCCACAGATCCGCCGGAATCTCCGCAAGGTTGTTATTGTGGATGTTGCAGATTCTCAGCTTGGTCATATTGCCCAGGCAGCCCACAGGGAAGGTTGACAGCATGTTGTCGGTACATGAGAAGGCCTCGAGGTTGACCAGCTTGTCAAGCGTCTGCGGGAGACGGTTGAACTGATTGAAGTTGAGGTTGAGTTCCACCAGATTGACCAGTTCACTCAAGGCACCGTCGTCCAGCACCGAGATCTTGCCGTATGACAGGTTGAGGTGCGTGAGCGAGTACGAGATGGTCGAACCGGGTGAGCATGCCAGCGTGAACCGCGTGATCGAGTTGTGGGGCACACTGAAGTCTCGGACCTTTGCTCCGAGCTCCGTGTCGAGGGTAACCAGGTCGTTGCTGTCGGCACGGAGCGTCGCGAGGTTCGGCAATGCGTACACTGGCGTCAAGTCGATGAGCTTGTTACGGCGAACGTCGAGGACTCGAAGGTTGGCGAGCGTGCTGAACGACTCGGGGAACTCTCTCAGCGCGTTACCAACACACGTGAGACGTTCCAGAGACTTGAGGTTGGACATCTCGGAAggcagctcgtcgatctGGTTGAATGACACGTCGAGATCAACAAGGTTGCTCATCTCACACACGACCTCGGGGAACTTTTCGAACACATTGTTCGAGATGTTGAGGTACTTGAGTGCTTTCATTTGGAGGAAGTAGGACGGGATCGAGCTGAGCCTGTTGTTCTGGACCTTGAGGGAGAGCAGAGTGGTGATGTCCGACAGGTTGACCGACTCGAGATCGGCAATGCGGTTACACGACAGGTCGAGACGGGACAGGGTGGCGCTCGAGCGGATACTGGCCGGTACTCGCTTGAGGGCCATGTTGGACATGCGCAGCTCCTTGAGGCTGGTACACGCGTCGATAAAGTCGAGCGGCAAGTCGGTCATGGGGTTGCGCGACACATTGAGAATAATGATGTTGTCGGCGTGCAGGTGAAGGAAGATGGGGATGACCTGGAGGTCGCGGCCGGAGAGGTCGATGAACTCGAACGACTCGTACGCGGATTCCTCTTCCTGTGAGAGTATCAGCTATCGTTCGTCGAGGCCAACGCAGCTCAACTTACCGGATTGATGACTGGCAACACTGGCGTCTGGTAGATGAACTTGCAGAGCATCGTCAAGTCCTCCTTTCCAATCTCCTCGAtgtgctcggcctcggtgtaGCCAGCCTGCAGCAGTCGTCGAGCCTGCAGCCCCAATGGTCGGTCGCCAGGTAGCAGTTGTCGGTCCTGTCCGTGCTCGCGGACGTAGAGCTTCATGCTGGTCTGAACCTTCTTGCCCTCTGTTCCGCCGGCGAGGATATTGATGATTtctgctgttgttgttgtgagCAGGAAGGACATGATCGAATATgacccgtcgtcgaggtatATCCTCGTAAAGTGAGGCACGTTGGGCAGAGCGCCCTCGCCGGTCGGCACGCCCTTGATAGTGTTGCCTGTGtgggccttcttcttgtggtgatggtggtggtggtggtgatgttGGTTGCCATTGTGCAACTGGTCACTGCCAGCGCTGCCACGCTGTGGGTCCAGCTGTGTGGGGGTGGTTACCCTGttgccgtcctcctcggcccagtcctcgtcctcctcgctcaaacctccctcctcgtcctcctcgcccagctcgtctcCCTCGACGCCCCATGACTCCGGGGCAGCCCACGCCGCAGCACTTGACGTGGCCGAGAACGGCGGGATCGCCGGGGCGATACTCCCATGCGGGCCCTTGAGGTAGTCGTTTCGTGATGGCGAGACAGACGTCTGTGCCCCACTcccagcgacggcgacaccgaACGGGTCGCTGAACATGCCCGCCTTGCTGCCCGTCATGCCTTGGGCCCAGGacggggcgagcggcgacgtcTGGTCTGACGCGGATGAATCGATCGAGTCCATCTTGACATTTCTCAGCTGTGATGGTCTCCTGGGCGCGTTGCTAGCACCAGGCACAGTCGAGTGTTTAGGCGACACATCtgacggcgatggcggggTGTGGGCCCCAGCCTTGAGCTGGTCCGAGCCGCCTGACGAGCCAGTCGACGCGAACGGGTTGGCTCTCGCGAAGCTCGCGGCACCTGTAGACTCTTGCACGATGCTTCTGCCTGGTGGGACGTCTGTCCCGGAGGCGAAGCTGCTGGTATGGTGCAGCGCGTCTGCGAGTCCCAGGTCGGGCGCATCCTCGCCTGAAACAGGCCCTGGCACCGACGGGCGTGCGTTGATCAGCGTCGGGTCGACGATGCcctccatgtcgtcgagaTCCATGTCGATGTGGAATTCCGGCTCGCTtagctcgtcgagcggcgagatgtcactcgtcgccgcgcgtgATGACCGTCTCCTGCTCAGCGGCGACGGGAAGGCGGGGTAcgtgctgccgctgctgctgctcgtcgacgagataCTCGCCTGCCGTTGCCCTCCGGTCGGCAGGCTCGTCATCGTCAGTCCTCCTGGGACCGAGATCGACTGCTggcgttgctgctgcggtcCAGTAACGCTCCTCTGTGGCATCGGCCGGAGATCAGGATGTGTCGAGACTGTGTGCGTCAGTCATACCCAaccccctcgcctcgcatAACTCACATCCCGACGCAGCGCTGACGCTCTGCCCCGTCCGGCGTTTCAACTTGCTAAACAGGCCGCCCTTCTGCTTCTTCTCCacgggcgacgtcgacgcgccagccgcgacgctgccgaaGCGGGCGAAGCGGTGTGTCGAGTGgctggacgacgccgagcccgtcgacgcgATCGAGTATTGTCTCTCACGCTCGAACGGGGGCGGGCTCGGCTCGCGCTGTCCACCGCGGATACTCGGCGCCCTCGAACCCGCAggggtcgcggccgccgtgtcgaccaGGCTCGACACACTGCCCgagcgcgggctcggcgcaccgctcggcgtgccgggATACTCGGTGTCGTCCtgcgagtggtggtggtggtgctggtggtgcctCAGCACGCGCGGAAGCGAAGGAACCGACGGGAAATGGTGCTTCCGCTTCTCCACCTTCTCAGTGCCGCCCATCACGGGTGTCGGGGGCTGGCTGaggcccgccgagccgcccgaggcggccgtcggcgccgggctgggcgggcgcgggctgtcgagcgtcggcgttggcgcggggcgcggggtcggctcgtcctcctgcAGCCAGGGGGCGATGttgggcgctgctgccggtgTCGTGACGCTCTGCTGCTTGGCCGACGGGTCGAGGATGTCGGCCATCTCGTTGTCGAACGAGAGCCCCATGCCGTTGGACACGACAAGGCCGGGGTAGTGCTCTGCTTCGGAGTGCAGGTCGCCAtggtcgccgttgccgttctgcgcgccggcgccgtgcgtgccgagcgggtcggggtcggcgtcgacgccgaggaagctCGTGTCGAAGGGTGCGACATagccgccgcctggcggggcgtgctcgtcgaccatTGAGAGCGGGGAGGCGAATGTCGCGCCGTCAAACAAGTTGTCTGCGGGCGAGAGGAAGGACGGGATGGCCCCCTTTGGAATGTCGAGTTGTGGAgggggctggggtggggagCGTGTGGATCGTTTGTTGCCGGCGTTGCCGGCTGGCGGTGGACCCGACATGTTGAGGAGGGGAGATGGGGGGATGAGTGATGGCCTGGgccgagggagggagggagggagggaggggcagggctgggcgtcggcggggtcggcgaggcgacgtCGGGGGCGTCAGTCactggtggaggtgggtcgGGTCGGGGGGAAGGAAGCAGGCAAGCAAGCACTATGCAGTTTCACctgcgtcgcggcggggcTTGGAGTTGCGCtcgctgcgtcgtcgcggcggcaggaGAGCTGCTCAATCACACAtgcggggggggggggtgtaggagcagcagcaggaatGCCAAGAGGTGGCAAGTGGCTGTGGgcggccgtggtggtgatggtggctgctggctgtgcTGGGTGCGGCTAGCTGGAcgcggggaggggggggaTTTGAcgtgtgtgggggtgggggaatTGATGGGCCACACTGCACAGTGTGCGccgtggctggctggctgactggctggctgacacTGGAGTGAGGGGATGTGTGATGACGCTGTGAACgatgctgctggtgctggagATGCTCTGGCCGGCTAGCGAAGTGAGGTAGGTAGCATGCATCGTGACCCGCCTCAGTGTCTctggctgctgctctgcttgcgggcgggcggcatcCCCCACTGTAGGCAGCAGCGCTCGTTCCTGACAAGAGCGGCAATGAGGTCAGTTGGACTCTGCTGGATCCCAATTCCCCTATGGCCTCTggctcccctccccctcgctgGCTtggctgcccgccgccgcccatcacGCGCATCACGGCAACCTCCTTCGCTCATCCACCCGCGAGGCACGGGCACATCGCACGTCAAACACCAAACCAACCACTGCTCGATCAATGCCATCTGCATGCCTACTAGACAAATCTATTCTACAGTGGGGGGAGGGAAAAGGCGAGGAAAGAGACACACACAACGACAAACACTACATGTATATGCAAACCCACCAATCTCAATGCACACATGGGAGACTACACCACCATCACCTCAACTTGGCAAAGGGGTTCAGGCCACTCAGCTGCCCTCCCCCGAGGCTCAACGGCGCCTCACCGCTCCCTCTCTGGAAGGCATTCCAGAAGCGAAGCGTCTCGTCACCGGCACCCGTCACAATCGTCTGGCCGTCGGGGCTCATGGCGAGGTAGAGCACACGATATGTGTGGCCCGTGAGCGTTGCGACTTGAGTCATGGATGGGTACTTCCAGATTTGAATCTGGTTCTGGACAGGCCCTCCAGAGTAGCCGTGGGTCGAGACCAGCTCGTTCGAGTTTTTGGACCACATGAGATTGCAGACCTGCAGAGTTAGAGGAGCCTGCCTGAGTCTAACTCACCTGCGAACCCGTATCCCACTCGCTGACGAGACCACCGGTGAGACTGTTCCAGAATCGAATCTTCTTGTCGGCAGTACCGCCACCACTGGCTAGGACGCCGCGCTGGTGAGGGCTCCATGCGATGGCTTTGACGGCCGCACGGTGCTCGCCAAAGCGCCAGGTCGGACGCGTGTCCGTGCCTCCCCAGACAAACAACTTGTTATCGTTGCCACCGCTCGCAAGCTGGTCGGTATCCAAGTTCCACTTGAGACCACAGACTTCTTGCTTGTGGTGGCCGGAGAGGCGTCGAATGTACTGATCGGGAGCACGAGTGTCGCGGTGCAGAATGGTGCGATCCCGGGAGCCTGATGACAGGATGTGGTTGTTCCATGCCAACGAGCCGACACGCGCCGTGTGCCCAGACATTGTGCGGATGCGCTTGCAGTACTCGGCGTCCCAGATTTCGACCGAGCCGTGACTTGTGCCAATAGCTATTGTGCTTCCCTGGAACGTCAGCTCGGCCATCGCCAAGTCTCCTACCTTGTTGGTCCACTCGAGCCCGGTAATCGTATCCAGACAGTCGTCACCATCAACGCCACTGCCAGCCATCTCGCAGAGCTTGGTGACTCTGCTGGTCTGTGCGCTCCATAAGTACACACAGCTGTTGAGTCCGACGGCGAGGATATTGGACTGGGACCATGAAACGAGATTGAGGTAGAAGTCGTCGGCGAGTTCAGGCGCGTCAAGCACCTTGAACGGTGTTCGTGAGATTTGTCTGACACTCTTGCGGGGGCTGAGCAGTACTCGCTGCGTATCGCGGCCAACTGGACTCAGGCTATACCTGTCGTGGTTCATGTCGTCGAGGGTGCCGCCGTTGGTGAGCTGGGCCATTCGCCTTGAAGCTGGCGACGAAAAGTTGAGGATCCTCTTCTTCGATGGCGTCACAGGCGAGCCATGGTTACCTGACGGTGGCGGGGAGAAGGCCGACTtgcggctgggcggggtacggacgcctgcgccgcccgagcccgaggtcaGCGCGACCTGAGACTGATGGGCACGGTGTTGGGACGAGCTCGGTCCCGCTCCCGGAGGGCGGCTGTTTCCAGATGTTGGCGTTGACGGCGCGTGGAGGGGTagaggaggaaggtgagaTGCTGGCGACAGCTCGCGGTCAGCGCGGTCTCCCGCGCCAGAGACGCCGGGTGGGGGATGATGGTGTAATGGTGTTGTCCCAGCACTGGAGATTGGGACGTTAGGATTTGGCAGGTTTGGCAGGTTGGATGCGTTGAATGTGATGGGCCGCCTGAGCTGGGCGTGACGAGAAGGGGACGGCTGGGGTcgctgcgacggcgaggctgaCCGTGACGGCGAGAGAGGCACGGGGAAGAGCTCGTTCTTCAGGAGATGAGAAAACGTCGCATTGACTTCCTCTGCGCATCTCGTCAGCAAGGCCCACATCCTCGCGCGGAGAATAACCCACCACGACGGGCCTCGGCGTCTGTGCACTGCCCATGTCCGCTCTTCCTCCTTTGCCGAGGCTTGGAGGGGCCGTCATGGTTTCCACTCGAGTCGGGTAAGAGCGCGTACGCGGCGTGCAGGTCTGAACCATCTCGTGTGGGGATGAACCTGGCTGTCAGCTGTCGTCCATGCTTCATCCAGCTCACCTGTCACCGTAATCTCTCACcacggccttgcccttgctcgccgacaccgacgacagGGGGCTCATGCCGCGCGGACTCCTCGTGCGCTCAACATCGCCGAACACATCTCGTTCTTTGGTGTGGGGTACTCGCTTGGCGggtgacctcggcggcgtagaGACAGAGGATCGTATGCGGCGCGAGAACTCGGTGTCGTATATGCTCGACATGGAGCGCGTGAGCGGAAGACGCGAGATGAAACAGCGGGGTGGTTGGgaggggtggaggtggaggctTGACGGGGTGGTGGCTTGgggcgaggagacggcgCGAGAATCAACAGCTGGTGCCGATCATGAGCATGTAAGGAGGGGGGGCGGGAGAGAGCTTGGATGTTCGCAAGTGACGAGTTTGGGAGGTACAAGGATGCGCCTAGAATGCGTATGCTGGATGGTTGTTGTGAACTGCCTGGCGGGAGGGAAGGTTGTTGCTGGGCTGGTTTGTTTGTGTTTGACGCTTGGGGCCAGTGCTGGGACAACAAACACTTGTAGGGTGACAGGAGGGAGCGAGACGGGTAATGCGATGCGAGCGGAGACAGGCGCGACGTGTAAGAGGAGTCGAAGAGGGAGATGCGaagggggaggagaggaggacaaggaTATGAGACTTGGGTATAAGAACGagaggatgatgatgatgatggaaGGGGAAGGCGAGATGCAAAGGAGGATTGAcctcggtggtggtggtccgCCGGTTGGGTGGTGCGCCGCCCGCTGGATGCGGACACGGCGGGGAGTGCTGCTGGAACCGGCCAAGTGCGCCCTATTACAAAACTGTCATTTAACGGAATCAGATTGATGGCTAATAGACGGGCGGGGGTAATTTTTGGGTGACTGAAATCTTGGCAGACAAGTGATGAGGGGAGTGGAGTGGCGGGTGGATGGGTTTGGTGCGCCGCCTCAACCATGGTGAGGAGCACGACTTTGCAGGTAGgtacacacacaccacactgCAGAGCAAAGAAAATGACAATGTAAAGACGAGGAACATAAGTGTACACCAGTGTGTAGAGTTGAAGTAGATGAATCTTGGAGTTTGATGCCCGTCGTGTGCTCTCGATGTCTCGCTTGCACCCTCTAGTACCTTTTGTGGAGCTGTATAAATCCCTACACTGTACGcaggccgcgccggcccacGAGCTGGCGAACATAGTACAGTATCGCGAGGCCCACTGACGCGGTGGCCTGGCCTTGGTCGAGCGACACGACCACGAGCACAGCAGCAGTGCGTGGAGCAGCGGTCTAACCTGCCGGCGGGGGTTGCACCCGCCACGACTGCAGGTTGGGGGTTCGAGCCCGCTCGCTGAATCCGAACCGGTcccaggaggaaggggactGGCGGCCGGGGTTCGGGAGTGGGGGAGAGCTTTTtgtgtgctgtgtgctgtgtgctgtgtgctgtgtgctgtgtgctgtgtgctgtgtgctgtgtgctgtgtgctgtgtgctgtgtgctgtTGGTGCGAGGATGTGTGAGTGGCGCCACACACCTTCCGGGCCGCCGGATAAGGGATATATGTTGGGATATAATAGCCCGACGACTCCAGCGATCACTCAAACGACTGGCAGAGGATGGCAACTACTGGCTGGCGCTCGGGCCGCCACGCTGCTGGGGAACATTgatcgtcgaggaggagattgtAAAGATGCTGTCAGAAAAGAAGAACGGCAAGTGGGGTTCAAGTTGACAATTGACTCGAACAAACGGCCTGTGAACTCGACCCCGTTGTCCTCCCGCTCCACATCTTCTACCAGTCAATACCTCAGCTCAGCATCTTATTGAGTCCACTGCATCAAGCCGTAATCACTCTTCTGGACTACAAATACATTGATTATTACCTCTCTCCAATCACGCATACACGTCGCGCTTGTCGTTGCTGTCAATGTGCTGAATGTCGAGTCTGTGAGCGTGACGAGCGGAGCCGGTGAACAACTCCTCCATGTTCTCGAGGGGCACgcccttggtctcggggaggaagaagaagacgaagagggcgacgaggatgttgaggccgaagaagaagaagactGGGGCGAGCGTCAGGAAGGTGGATACTACTTCCACCGCGGCACAACTTACAAATGTGCAAGCCGACCTTCTCAGCAAACTTGTTGAACGCGACGTGGTTGAAGATGGCCGAGGATATCGAGCTGACCATGAACGACATGGGCACGGCCCACGTGCCGACAGCTGGCGCGAACATCTCGGCAGTGTACACCCAGACGACGCAATTCCAtgtcgcgccggcgacgaaaGTGGTCACGACGTCCATGACTGCGTAGCCAAGCGCCGCGGAGTAGTACTTGGGTTCATCACGCTCGCTGTAGCTGAACGTGCCGAAGAGCCGGCTGGAGCCGtacccggcgccgaggccgccaatGATAACCATGCAGAGCGCGAGAACGGCCGAACCAGCGATCAAAAGCTTGCGGCGGCCGATCTTGTCGATAAGTAGCAGGCCAACAgcagcgccgagcacgccgacgaccgtgtCCACGGAATACACAATCCAGGAGGCCAACGACGGGCCGAAGTGACTGGAGATGGGATAGTTTCTGGAAAAGCCACGAGAGTACAC
This window encodes:
- the UAC1 gene encoding Adenylate cyclase, with amino-acid sequence MSSIYDTEFSRRIRSSVSTPPRSPAKRVPHTKERDVFGDVERTRSPRGMSPLSSVSASKGKAVVRDYGDRFIPTRDGSDLHAAYALLPDSSGNHDGPSKPRQRRKSGHGQCTDAEARREEVNATFSHLLKNELFPVPLSPSRRKSAFSPPPSGNHGSPVTPSKKRILNFSSPASRRMAQLTNGGTLDDMNHDRYSLSPVGRDTQRVLLSPRKSVRQISRTPFKVLDAPELADDFYLNLVSWSQSNILAVGLNSCVYLWSAQTSRVTKLCEMAGSGVDGDDCLDTITGLEWTNKGSTIAIGTSHGSVEIWDAEYCKRIRTMSGHTARVGSLAWNNHILSSGSRDRTILHRDTRAPDQYIRRLSGHHKQEVCGLKWNLDTDQLASGGNDNKLFVWGGTDTRPTWRFGEHRAAVKAIAWSPHQRGVLASGGGTADKKIRFWNSLTGGLVSEWDTGSQVCNLMWSKNSNELVSTHGYSGGPVQNQIQIWKYPSMTQVATLTGHTYRVLYLAMSPDGQTIVTGAGDETLRFWNAFQRGSDNLFDGATFASPLSMVDEHAPPGGGYVAPFDTSFLGVDADPDPLGTHGAGAQNGNGDHGDLHSEAEHYPGLVVSNGMGLSFDNEMADILDPSAKQQSVTTPAAAPNIAPWLQEDEPTPRPAPTPTLDSPRPPSPAPTAASGGSAGLSQPPTPVMGGTEKVEKRKHHFPSVPSLPRVLRHHQHHHHHSQDDTEYPGTPSGAPSPRSGSVSSLVDTAAATPAGSRAPSIRGGQREPSPPPFERERQYSIASTGSASSSHSTHRFARFGSVAAGASTSPVEKKQKGGLFSKLKRRTGQSVSAASGFSTHPDLRPMPQRSVTGPQQQRQQSISVPGGLTMTSLPTGGQRQASISSTSSSSGSTYPAFPSPLSRRRSSRAATSDISPLDELSEPEFHIDMDLDDMEGIVDPTLINARPSVPGPVSGEDAPDLGLADALHHTSSFASGTDVPPGRSIVQESTGAASFARANPFASTGSSGGSDQLKAGAHTPPSPSDVSPKHSTVPGASNAPRRPSQLRNVKMDSIDSSASDQTSPLAPSWAQGMTGSKAGMFSDPFGVAVAGSGAQTSVSPSRNDYLKGPHGSIAPAIPPFSATSSAAAWAAPESWGVEGDELGEEDEEGGLSEEDEDWAEEDGNRVTTPTQLDPQRGSAGSDQLHNGNQHHHHHHHHHKKKAHTGNTIKGVPTGEGALPNVPHFTRIYLDDGSYSIMSFLLTTTTAEIINILAGGTEGKKVQTSMKLYVREHGQDRQLLPGDRPLGLQARRLLQAGYTEAEHIEEIGKEDLTMLCKFIYQTPVLPVINPEEESAYESFEFIDLSGRDLQVIPIFLHLHADNIIILNVSRNPMTDLPLDFIDACTSLKELRMSNMALKRVPASIRSSATLSRLDLSCNRIADLESVNLSDITTLLSLKVQNNRLSSIPSYFLQMKALKYLNISNNVFEKFPEVVCEMSNLVDLDVSFNQIDELPSEMSNLKSLERLTCVGNALREFPESFSTLANLRVLDVRRNKLIDLTPVYALPNLATLRADSNDLVTLDTELGAKVRDFSVPHNSITRFTLACSPGSTISYSLTHLNLSYGKISVLDDGALSELVNLVELNLNFNQFNRLPQTLDKLVNLEAFSCTDNMLSTFPVGCLGNMTKLRICNIHNNNLAEIPADLWLCPSLEVINLSSNLLQLLPNPPTSWVDKAMDPQRKLSVVSSTSDKSRRVPPAGVSLKSLFLADNRLADEIFHQIALFSKLKVLNVSFNEIQEIPSYTLSRCDKLEQLYLSGNKLTSLPSEDLEQLTNLRVLHVNGNKLQTLPAELGHLSHLSHLDVGSNVLKYNISNWPYDWNWNWNTALRYLNLSGNKRLEIKPSSGQEMSHATVHQQHAAGPRKDLSDFNGLTHLRVLGLMDVTLRIPSLPDESDEKRVRTSFSEINNMAYGISDMLGSVEHLAMFDLAVPNFRGSAQECLFGMFGRAAPSVPAGKIPKYLQENFSSTLADQLKVLQPEEAVTEALRRTFLNINKATFDHLSGIDDRHRPSDASFMSIGNARKSTMHSQLRTGASGAVVYVVDKTLHCANAGDVLVVLSRGGNYELLSRRHDPTERDESQRIRRAEAWVSPKGLVNDDKEIEISRAFGFYQALPAVNASPEVRTRVLTEADEFVIIGNSALWKCCSYQTAVDIARTAKDDPMMAAQKLRDFAISYGAEGSVMVMVVSVSDLFGKRGRALTGPAPPEDDLIKRAYQKRRNAEVEVGDRTLNRLQQEIDPPTGTVAIVFTDIVNSTALWETNPGMPTAIKLHHSFMRRQLRLDGGYEVKTEGDAFMVSFQSVTAALLWAFNCQIGLLQQEWPRELLESEDGKVMYDSKGHIIHRGLRVRMGVHWGSPECEVDPITRRMDYYGPMVNRSARVSAGADGGQLMASQDVLNVIRSLREYIESSDEHSLDELPPDVKREVLELRRIGGIEIKEVGERKLKGLEVPEKLSVLFPKTLSGRLELFSGLRANVEVNEARSYASEKHIEDARQLSALVLRLEALCALQHAPAPPGDRTGPLNSPALPPPERMSLASARKSISTGPGAPPRPAPISAALGPSIRDNITEDELIEVLGSLTTRAENSLSTLYLKHLGGFSTVLAALEKATRVDQSLLVHALSLMNGAMSGAP